GACAGATTCTAGACAGAAGCCGAGCGAATTCCAATTTTATTGATGAATAAAAAGAATCATGTATAAATGAAGGTTTTACGATGGTTTTTTGGCAGGTTTGTAAATTTCAGAGACAATCCGCTGACCTACGACGTGTCTCTGCCAGATGTGAAAGAGGACGTGGACGAAGAGGACGACAGGGAAATGTTTGGCCGAGAGTTCATGCACCACTACATCCACGAGGCCCGCAAAAGAGGTTACGCTATACTCAATGTGCACCGTGCGCACAAATTCTAAAAGTTTTcatacaaaaatgacaaaataaaaataagtataataaaataaagctaaaaTGAAAATGCCTGTGAATAAACCTGATTTCAATCTGTGTTTCAGATTCCCAGACTTATACCTCTGTGCTAAATGTGACGCTGGATGGTGGTTTAGAGATCACTGCGTCGTCACTGTGACGTCCTGCATGCCACCGTCTGCTCTGCTCTTTCGTCCAAGGTGGCCTGTCCTGTTCCATCTGTCCTGCACGTCCTGTAAAGCCTCTTCTGCATTTTGCCTCTCTAGTCAGTGCACTAGGGGGCGCCATACTGCTAATTGTGCTGTTGTGTCTGCTTACTGTGCCAGCTGCTGCCCGTCTGTCCAAATGTTCATGGCAAAagaactgaacaaaaaaaaaaaacaatatttagtcACTGTCATAACAAAGTCCTCATGTCTCAGAAAAGGACAccttaaaatatgatttttccaTTTATAAATGTAGTTTCTGATTTTAATATATGCCAATgtaacaagtcattttggactatttctattAGTCCTTTCATTATGAAAGTTCCACGCAGTAAACCTCTAAAGTTGTGTGTTCTCATGTCCATTGAAAGAACTTGATGTCTAAGCTGTTCTTCTCTATGGAACAAATGGAAGGCCATGCGGTAAACACACGTTCCAAAGCTGATGCATTTTGTTCTGCGTACACTTTTCCCTTTGCACGTCACTGGACCCTCTGACTTGAGAGGTCATTTAGCAGTCGAACTATACATAATGCTACAAGCAAGCCAACACTGttgtgcactgaaatgacatCACATGAAAGTAAGTCCAATTCTGTACTTTAACTCCATTTTAAACCAATTCCAGCTACACAAACTGTGAGCTAGAAATGCCAAAGCATCTTAACTATCACACTGGACAAAGCTTGCGAGGGGTATTTTGGAGAGGTTGTCAGTTTCATGTCATCTGTTTGAGCAGTAGCATTAACTTGCATATAACAGTACTCATTTTTGActacttaaagctgcactatgtaaggtTCACATTGCgtgttgtgcttcagaccccttccccgagtagatgaatctgatgattgcgaTCAAGCTGAAAGAGTATTCGAGAGAACTCgatcaaaacttggtgaaggacgtgtcttctgaggaagagagtgaattatctactatcgTCATTATCTCTTCATcattaatgttgattttgcatgcGAGACCCAATCGTTGAGCCGGGCCTTCTTCTTGAGCCTGTGTCTGCGACGTTAATGCGGAAAGATGTATGTCGtggtcagaaaacacaaaaaccttctgacttttaaatgattccTTAAGGCTTTGGGGATTTACATGGTGACACGTAGCAGCACATGAAGaccatattttagcattttttttatttcgcTCCCGACTGAGTAATGATACTTCTTTCAATCATACAGACCGCAGATTTAAGAACCTCAGAATTCAGAGGATCTAGtaaaatttgaaataaaacGTATGTAGGATAAAACATACcagctttggaacatttttgttgtcAATTTTCGCAAATGCTGTTCACTTTTCCCCTTAGAGAACACCAGCTTAGACTCAGAATTCCTTATATGGGCACAAATAAGACTACAAAATGATGACACGGCTTCAGAAGTCTATATAAAGCGCAactgccatttaaaaaaaaaaaagagctacAAATGGAGTTCTGAGGTTTTGagatgacagcaacaatatgctcTTTTCTGCATTTATGTAATGTTTGTATGTACGTGTAATGCCTGTTTCCAGCATTAGGGGGCAGGATGTTAGACAGGAACAGCAGTCAGAAGCACATTCTCTAAAGACACGTCTCTGGTGGTGTAATATCTAAGGTTGGACTTGAAGCCTCTTCGCTGAAGGTAGTGCAGCCTGCCATGGTCGATCAGCATCTTGCACAGGCGTCCAATGTGCTCTCGCTCCTCTGCTGACACAGCACTAACAGGGAACAGAGATTCAACAGTTATCAAGAAGACAATGACCCCAGCAAGTCTGCGGAGTGTATTTGCTGAGCCTTACTGACCTGTTAAGGTTATCAGGTACTGTCTCATCACTCCCGTCATGCTCAGCCTGTTCTTCTTCGTCTTCTGTTATGCTGACATTCTCTTGTAGGGATTTCTTGTGGGCATGGCTAACTCGACTCATGCCACAAGTAGCCCAGCTGGACATGCGCTGGAAAGCAGCAAACTCTCTAGGTCCGAGGCCTCGTTCTCTGAAGAACTCCTTCCCCACGTAATGCTTCCAGTCACAGCGATGGTGACAGCACAGGGCAATGGCAACTCCTGATACTGCAAGTTGTCCTCTAATTTCTTTGTCGTCTGCTGGGATATCGGGCGCCGTTTCCTCCTCGGCTCGCTCACTCAGCTTTATACGCTTAGTGGGGGGCTGACTGTCTTTATCTTTAAGGCCATGCTCAAATAAACATCTCAGAGCCAAGTCTGTGTGTAGAGAAAGAAATCCGGTAAGAGCTTACAAGGAAAAAGCAAATAACGTGAACGTCAGAATTATCGGAAGAGGTCATATTCCCTTCTCACCAGTTGCTGCACCACACAGGTGTTTACCCACTGCAATCACAGGAAGCCCCTTTTCtctcaaaatgggaactttTCCTATAGAGGTTTATGGGAAAGAACAAGAGTGTCACAtttatttccatccatccatccatccgtctgtcCGTTCACTCTTTGGCATCACCAGGAATAAACAAACTTCAGCAATCAACTCCGGTTTGTCATGTGCGGGTGAGACTGCCAAGTCACTTACTTAAGTCAAGGTGCTGAATATCAACTTGCAGCCTGTCAAATGctgagtctgtgtttttgtgtttgccaTCTACCTTAACAAACAAGAAAATAGCATTTTAGCAAGAAAAACAGAGCTGATCACATTTCACACGTTAAAATGAGCCTTGAGGAAAATAAAGAAAGCCCAGTGCGCCCATCGGTAAGCCCACGCTTCTCTTTCCTCACGCTTACATACCATCTAGAGTAGAGGTGGGAGGTATGGCAAAAAGGTGATAACATGATACTTCAAGAAGTTGTCATGCTATGTCATAACATTATGTAAGAACGCTGTCATAATGTTTATAATTTAAATCGATAGACAGACCACGTTATTAAACCCAGAGGGAAAGTCGTCCATTACAGCAGCACCAAGTAGAGCAATGAGCAAAATTATTTCCCTGCGCTATTATACAGATGCATAAATGAAAAAGGAGTAAAGATATATAACAAAATATGCTAAAACAACCATAAAATAGAATATGCAGTACAGAAATAAGTTAGTAAAATGAGTGTTCGCATGAATGTTGTGCAGGTGACAACGCAGTGTAGCATGCCATATGGCACGGAAACAATAACATACGCTAATAGTTGTGAAATATGGCTGGGTGTATAAACAAGTGACAGTGCAATATGCAAGGTTTATGGACGTATAAACAAAATGGCAGTGCATGGTAATGAGTAGAGAGATATAATGTCCAGCTGGTGCTCAGTACAGACAATAATGTCTCGCACAGTAACGACGTTGCACAGTGCAGATGATCTCCTGTATCCGTTACTCAATATTTGACATCTGATAggctgaaacagaaaaaagcagtTCCACCTTTGAATATACTAGCAAAAATTAAAAGTACACTGATGTGTGTACAACACAGGGGTGGGAGATGTGGCAAGAATATGATATCACGATACCTAaagacaatattttttttttcacaatattcgatacatatcacaatattttggcACATAGACATAATGCAGTAGTGCCACATGTAAAAAACTGCCATCTAGAACTCaatttctttaatatttcacaTTCTGTCCTGCACTAAAACTTagtaaacaggactaattatgttccttactaaaaaaaaacattgtgtatcacgataatgataaaatagtcaTACTGACCATTTTCTAattgaacatttcacatacttCGCTCGAAATTACTCCATTTGTAATGAAGCATTACAGAGCAGTTGGAAAGTTtctcataataataaatgtcaTTCTGCCCAGCCCTCACATATAGTAGCTCCATAGTATTTATAATGGATGGAGAtgtatttttttgcattctGAACATCCACATTTTGAAACAAATAACACTCAAATATCCCAGTGAGACAATATTTGATGTTATTACgcataaaacaacaaacacagaaaGTATTAGCATGTCTTTACTGCAGACACCAGACTAAGAGGTGACCTAATAACTTGAACAAATTTGTGTAAAACCCAATATCAGAAATACTAAGTGTGGATATCTTCACATTAGAATAGCATTCTATATAGTTAATAACTAATAGTGTtctaatacatatatatttaaacttAATTGGGTATTTAAATAAGGCTTTAGCTTATAGGTCTGTAACATACTGTTA
This Pygocentrus nattereri isolate fPygNat1 chromosome 15, fPygNat1.pri, whole genome shotgun sequence DNA region includes the following protein-coding sequences:
- the trmt13 gene encoding tRNA:m(4)X modification enzyme TRM13 homolog isoform X2, which translates into the protein MAETASDGVAGPLPGRCAFYVVKKKRYCKMVVGRGKTFCGEHANADKESERKRIPCPLDPKHTVFEDSLAKHLKKCNSKEKPKPVYYVKDINAGSINEEEDAVDEVSIADRTKEELDDLIGRMKTALQGLSIKPVSGILSHPALNEALSDPKNGNFAFKHLKQQALELLGPHRCYVEFGAGKGKLSHWIHVALQKAEDVHFLLVERSSTRFKVDGKHKNTDSAFDRLQVDIQHLDLRKVPILREKGLPVIAVGKHLCGAATDLALRCLFEHGLKDKDSQPPTKRIKLSERAEEETAPDIPADDKEIRGQLAVSGVAIALCCHHRCDWKHYVGKEFFRERGLGPREFAAFQRMSSWATCGMSRVSHAHKKSLQENVSITEDEEEQAEHDGSDETVPDNLNSAVSAEEREHIGRLCKMLIDHGRLHYLQRRGFKSNLRYYTTRDVSLENVLLTAVPV
- the trmt13 gene encoding tRNA:m(4)X modification enzyme TRM13 homolog isoform X1, producing the protein MAETASDGVAGPLPGRCAFYVVKKKRYCKMVVGRGKTFCGEHANADKESERKRIPCPLDPKHTVFEDSLAKHLKKCNSKEKPKPVYYVKDINAGSINEEEDAVDEVSIADRTKEELDDLIGRMKTALQGLSIKPVSGILSHPALNEALSDPKNGNFAFKHLKQQASILGNMEALELLGPHRCYVEFGAGKGKLSHWIHVALQKAEDVHFLLVERSSTRFKVDGKHKNTDSAFDRLQVDIQHLDLRKVPILREKGLPVIAVGKHLCGAATDLALRCLFEHGLKDKDSQPPTKRIKLSERAEEETAPDIPADDKEIRGQLAVSGVAIALCCHHRCDWKHYVGKEFFRERGLGPREFAAFQRMSSWATCGMSRVSHAHKKSLQENVSITEDEEEQAEHDGSDETVPDNLNSAVSAEEREHIGRLCKMLIDHGRLHYLQRRGFKSNLRYYTTRDVSLENVLLTAVPV